One Methanobacterium formicicum DSM 3637 genomic window, AGACCATACTTCTACAAAATTATTAGAAATTATTGCACAAAGTGTTAGGATTATCCAATACATACAGTTTTAAACAGCAAATAAAGGCTTAATCTGAAGTTTTCAATAATCGGATATTTTTTTGGTAATTCGTTTGATTTTAATAAAATAGGTTGGGAAGATAAAAAGTTGATGATTTAATTTCGGTCATATTACTCAAGATACAAAGAGCTAATGTAAATGTGTAAAAATTTTAAGAAAAAACAGTAAAAAGTAATAGATAGTTTCAACTAATTATAGGGATTCTAAAAAAATAGAATTTACAAGCCAAGGATTCCTTGAAAACTCAGGGATTCCTTGAATTATTTTGAATTAAAGTATTCTTAAATTGATATTTAGATTCAAATATTAGATTAAAGTATTCTAAATTGATATTCCGATTGAAAATATTAGATTAAAGTATTCTAAATTGATATTTAAATTGAAATATTTAGATTGAAGTATTTTAAATGGAATTACTTATTTAATTGAATTCTTCTAAATAATTCTCTCCACAATCCTTCCAATGACCAGGGCAGCTATTTCTTCCTTGGTGCTCAGGGGAATTTCCCATATTTCATCATCCACCAGAACCACTTTGTTCTGGTCTGACCCGAATCCTGCACCTGCTTCTGCCACGTCATTGGCAACCATCAGATCTGCACCGGATTCTCTCATTCTCCTCTTGGCTGATTCTACCAGTTCATCTCTGGAGACATTGTACTCTGCTTTGAATCCCACCAGGTAAATTGCAGGGTTGTGTTCCTTGACCTGGTTTATGATCTTAGGGGCAGGTTTGAGTTTCAGGGTTGCTTCACTGGCGGAGGATATTTTGAATCCTCTCTCTGTTATGGATCCTTTTTCGGTTACAGATCCTACTTCTGCCACTGTGAAGTCACTGACTGCTGCTGCAGCAATGAACACATCACAGTCAATGAGGTTTTCTTCCAGTGCTTTTGCCATTTCCCGACTGGATTCAACTTTTATCCGGTTAAATACTTTGGGAATTTCCACTTCCACCCTTCCAGTGATAATGGTGACTTCAGCACCGCGACGGAAGGCCTCCTTGGCCAGTTCAACACCCATCTTACCAGAACTACGATTGGTAATGCCCCGGATAGGGTCAATATCTTCATAAGTACCCCCTGCACTCACCAGAACATGGCGATCCTCTAAACCACCAGCAGAGGTAGCTTTCTGGGCTTGGAGCACAATATCATCAACTGATGGGAATTTAGCTTTATTTTCCTCTTGTTTAGGCTCCATGAACACCACGCCCTCTTTTTTGAGTTTCTGGATGTTCTCTTCCACTGCCCGGTACATGGACTGGTGCATGGATGGTACAAAAATAATGGGAGTGTCGTATCCACTGGCAGTTAATAATAGCGTGTTTATGGGGTTGTCCGCTATTTTATAAGCGAATTTGCTGATTACATTGGCGGTGGCTGGTGCCACCAGGATCAGATCCTCATCCGCATACTTAACATGCTCAATATTCCCGGTGAGTTTGGTGATCACCTTTTCTCCAGTGGCAAATTCAAGTGCATAAGGATTGATAATGTCACAAGCACCATCAGTCATGAAGCATTTAACCTGGAATCCCTTCCTTTTCAGTTCCCTGGCCAGTTTTACTGTTTCTACAGCGGCCACACTACCTGTAACACAGAGCATGATTGTCATGTAATTTCCCCATCAACCTCGGATTTTCATAAATTATCTTTAACCCAATTCAAGTCCATATTTTAGTTATTACGGTCAATAACTACCAGGGTTTTCTCCCCGGTTAATTCCTGGATAATACTGTTTAAAAGGTCCAGTTTAGCAGGTAATCTGCGGGCATCTTCTTTTCTTACCCGTATCTTGTATCTTTCTTCTCCGTCTTTCCCGTAGACTATGTTGATGCCTGAAATACGGGCAGGGGCTAGTATGTCGGTGGCCACGGATTTTAGGTCCGAGTTTTCTCCAACCACCCTTATTTTTCTTTCCACAGTTTTGGATATTTCCCTTACTATTTTACCGCCCTTACCAATGAGTTTACCCACCTGGTCTTTTTCGGTTATAATAATAACCACATCTCCGATTTCAATGGTTTTCTTAAAACCGATTTTACCATCACCTACACGATAAATGAGCTTTGAAATGTCCAAGTCAAGCTGACTTATTTCTCCATTTTTCAGCTTATTCTCACAACCTTGACATAACATTTCACTCTTTAAACAGACATCGCATACTGGTAAAACCATCCTAAATTCCTCCTTAGTTTTAGTGGATAATCCTAAAGGCACCCACCAACTGAGTGGGAACCCTGATGAATTATATTGAAATAAAAATTTTAGTTATCCCCCGTGTTATGAGTTCAACCCAACTAACTCGCGGTTGCATCCCTCCATTACTAACCCACCCCTAATTTAATGCTTGGACGACCTATTCTAGTTTAGTTTTGAAATAATAGAAGCCAACCTTTAAATTTCGAACTATTACCCACAAATATGAGTAAATTATGAATCACAGGATTCTATGAATCACAGGATTTGAATAAAATAAAAGCAGATTTTGACTTACAGTCCTCCACTCTGTCCTGTGAAGATCAGTACTATAACATTTGCTATTTTCTACAGTGTAGCATATAAAATTTTGGTATTATCAAAGATAACCCCTAGATAGGCGAACCTCCTCATTATAAAAAAACGGGTTTACTCATTGATTGGCATAATTTAGGTATCTAATTCACAGTATTTTATTTGGAAAATGCTGATTAGTTTTATTAAAAAGATTACTTTTATTAAAAAAATCTAATTAAGTTTAATGATTATAGTAATTGTACTTTTTACAGTGTTTAATGATAATATTACAAGTAATAGTACTTTTTACAGTAATTGTATCTTTATATAATTAATCCTGGGATAGATACTCTTCAACCATGTTATCTGGTGTGTATCTGGAACTGGGCAGTTCATCGCGGAATTTTTCATAAAAGTAGTTCAGTATAACTGGGTCAATTTTTCTTTTCTCAAAAAGTTCATCCTGAATTTTTAGACTTAACCTGAACAATTTCTCATCACTGACTCCTGAGAGTAGTATCTCATCCCATATATTCTCAATTTTATTTTTCAGGACCATGGAACGATTGATTGAATTGGAATTATCCTGGATGAGTTTGGTTATAAAGACTGCTGCTGGTAAAAAGGGTAATAACAGGTTGCTCAGGAACTGGAAAATAGTAAAACTGTTTAAGGTGGCAAAAATTACTGATAAAATAAATAGCACCATTACCAGCAATTTAACGGATCGTATAAATTTCTTCCTTACCCTACTATCCCCTCCCAGAAACTTCCTCTGACAGATTATCCTCCCCACAGAAAGGGGAACTCTGGTTACAGATAGAGGATAACAAGCATCGATTTTGCCCAAATCAGGGTCTTTCTCAAGGTATTTAAGAGTGTAACTATTTATATCCTCAGATTTGGGTTTTTCCAGTTTAATTCGATTCCATGGTAATTCTAAAACGTCACAATCAAAATCTTGTTGTATTAAGAAAGCTTTAATCCTGATTTGAGATATTTTAGGATATATTAAAATGAAATTGGATAAAGTGACAATGAAACCGAGTAAAGGGGGTACTATGGCTATTTCTGGACTGATAGTTTTGGTTATGACTGTAATGGTTGCCACCATAACTGGAAGGCTCACCAGGAATATTTGCAGTTTAACCAGATTCCTAGCCCGGTTATTGAGATTTTTAATGGCAACAATTTTAAGCAGGTTTTCTTTTCTGTTTTGCCTTTCTGCAATACCATTACTCAAAACCCAAAGCCCCCTTCAAATTAAAACAAGCTAAAAGTTTGATTCATACATTCATTTCTGTGATTCCTGAAATATATAGGATTAGCACATTGAAATAGGATTAGCACATGAAATAGGATTAGCACATTGAAATTGGAATAATACATTGAATTGAAGTTGGTGTTCTTATAACCAAAATAGGACTAAAGAAGAATCTAATTAAAAAAGGATTGAAAAAGGATTGAAAATAAAAGATAAAAAAGTAGTAAATTAGATAAATGCACTTTTAAGATGCTGGAATGAGTGCATTCTTAAGATGCCTGGAATGAGTTCACTACCAGGTCGAAGTTGGATTGCTGGGCATCGTAGTCTTCCACCCTGGCACTGCACAGTATCACGTAGATCGTGCTGCCTTTTTGTGTCCACACCGCCCGATACTTCTTGGCTATTCCTTCTTCAGAGGAGCTGTACACCATTTCATAAACTGTAGCACCGCTCAGAACGATTTGACCCTCTAAAACCTTAGTTTTACCCGTGTTGTTGAAGAATTTAGCATAACTCTGGTCATAGGCTGTTTTCAGATCATATGTGGTTGAGTTTGGTGTCTGTATCACCACGGAAGTGGTGGGGTTTCCATTAACCACTGTATTGGGATCTCCCACTGAAGCCACCGCATTGGGTGAGCTTACTGCAGCCACTCCCCATGAATGGGGGTACTGGAATGAAACACCGTTTGCAGAGTAATTGTTGCTTTCGTTGTTTTTATCCTCATTGGTAACACATCCTGAAACCATAACTGCCATGAGGATAACTGCCATTAATGGGAGAATTTTATTCATAAAATAAACACCTAGTATTTAGTTAGTCATTTTTTTACTTTATTTAAATTCAATATTTAATTCTTAATTCTATATTACATATTGAATTCCTATTAATCATCTCGGGATTAACCAATAAAAGAATAAATCTTATTTTGAATTAATCTCATTTTAAAATCATAACCTGGGAAGCATTAGCTCCCCTCCGGTTTTTTTATAAAATAATGGGAATTTCCATCAACCCGTAGTATTAACGGGAGTTGTTGGTTCGGTTGGAGTCTGAGTATTGGAACTCGTATCTGTGGTGGTGGTTGTTTCTGTTGGGGTGGTCTGTGTATTGGTATCAGTAGTTGTAGTGGTCTTAGTAAAGTTAGAAGTAGTAGTGGTGGTATTGTTGACTGGTGTTGGTAAGAATGCGCTGGCATTAACTGTCATGGCCACTTGAGGTGTTTCACTGGGTTTGTTTATTAACATTGTTCCCATGGAAGTTCCTACTACAAATGCCAGGACAATGAAGGCCACTAAACCTATTTTTGCCCTTTTACCAAACCATTCCTTACTGGGCATATCTTTGCTTTTAATGGATTCTGGTTTGGTAATATATTTTTTAAGCATTTCCTGCTTTTCAGCATCATCAGCCAGTTTTTTCTTCTCTGCTTCCTCATCGGACCAGTAGTCAAGGGATTTTTCAGATCCCAATCTACCCTGCATTCTACGCACGTGATCTGCGGCATGAAGGGTTTCCAGTTCCTGCCCGATATCCCTTTTCTGGGCGAAATATTCCTTCTTTGATATGTTTCCTTTATTATAATCTAATTCCAGCTCTTCCAATCTTTGGTCGAGCTTTTTTTTACTTGAAACTATTCTAATCATCTCCTTCCTGAGGATATGATCCTAAAATCTTTATGTATCCTACCTTTGATTGTATCCTATTTATAACATTCATGATTTTTATATCCCTATGGTGACCCTCCATATCCACAAAAAAGATATAACTTCCCAGCTTCTCCTTGGAAGGTCGGGACTCTATCTTGGTCAAGTTTATATTTTCACTAGCAAATTCCCCCAGTATATCATACAAACCCCCTGGACGGTCCTTGGAAAGGCACAAAACCACTGATGTCTTGTCTTTCCCAGTGGGACTGTGGTCTTCCTGGTCAATAACCACAAACCGGGTCATGTTATTTTTATGGTCCTGAATATCTTCTTCTGCAATCTTAAGACCGTATAACTGGGCTGCCCTTTTGGTTCCAATAGCCGCTGCTTTCATATCACCCAGTATCATCTCGGCAGCTGCAGCAGTGCTGCGGGCAGCCTGGGTTCGTACTCCCCTTTTCTCCAGGAACATTCTACACTGTGAAAGAGGTTGGTAATGAGAATAGACTATTTCAACATCCCCTAACTCAGCCTCTGGATTTATTAAGAGGTTGTGGTTTATGGGGAGTATGATTTCTCCCCTAATTTTCAGGAGGTACTGGTGGGCCAGGAGATCCAGGGTTACTCCCACTGAACCTTCAATGGAGTTTTCTATGGGCACCACTCCCAGATCAACTTCACCAGTGTGTACTGCTTCAAATACTTCGGGTATGGTATCATAGGGGACCATTTCTCCCCTGAGAGTAGATGCTGCTTCTTCAGTGAAGGTCCCTGCGGGTCCAAAATATCCTATTTTCATAATTTTTACCTGATCATTGGGTGGTTAACAAGAGCGTCAATGTATTTTAATTAAGAAATTTTTATTTTTATTCAAGAGTATAATAGATTTCAAATTTCTATCTGAATTTAAAAATTATATTTAGGTCAGGGAATTT contains:
- a CDS encoding S-4TM family putative pore-forming effector → MSNGIAERQNRKENLLKIVAIKNLNNRARNLVKLQIFLVSLPVMVATITVITKTISPEIAIVPPLLGFIVTLSNFILIYPKISQIRIKAFLIQQDFDCDVLELPWNRIKLEKPKSEDINSYTLKYLEKDPDLGKIDACYPLSVTRVPLSVGRIICQRKFLGGDSRVRKKFIRSVKLLVMVLFILSVIFATLNSFTIFQFLSNLLLPFLPAAVFITKLIQDNSNSINRSMVLKNKIENIWDEILLSGVSDEKLFRLSLKIQDELFEKRKIDPVILNYFYEKFRDELPSSRYTPDNMVEEYLSQD
- a CDS encoding PsbP-related protein, coding for MNKILPLMAVILMAVMVSGCVTNEDKNNESNNYSANGVSFQYPHSWGVAAVSSPNAVASVGDPNTVVNGNPTTSVVIQTPNSTTYDLKTAYDQSYAKFFNNTGKTKVLEGQIVLSGATVYEMVYSSSEEGIAKKYRAVWTQKGSTIYVILCSARVEDYDAQQSNFDLVVNSFQAS
- the coaBC gene encoding bifunctional phosphopantothenoylcysteine decarboxylase/phosphopantothenate--cysteine ligase CoaBC, which encodes MTIMLCVTGSVAAVETVKLARELKRKGFQVKCFMTDGACDIINPYALEFATGEKVITKLTGNIEHVKYADEDLILVAPATANVISKFAYKIADNPINTLLLTASGYDTPIIFVPSMHQSMYRAVEENIQKLKKEGVVFMEPKQEENKAKFPSVDDIVLQAQKATSAGGLEDRHVLVSAGGTYEDIDPIRGITNRSSGKMGVELAKEAFRRGAEVTIITGRVEVEIPKVFNRIKVESSREMAKALEENLIDCDVFIAAAAVSDFTVAEVGSVTEKGSITERGFKISSASEATLKLKPAPKIINQVKEHNPAIYLVGFKAEYNVSRDELVESAKRRMRESGADLMVANDVAEAGAGFGSDQNKVVLVDDEIWEIPLSTKEEIAALVIGRIVERII
- the pheA gene encoding prephenate dehydratase, with the translated sequence MKIGYFGPAGTFTEEAASTLRGEMVPYDTIPEVFEAVHTGEVDLGVVPIENSIEGSVGVTLDLLAHQYLLKIRGEIILPINHNLLINPEAELGDVEIVYSHYQPLSQCRMFLEKRGVRTQAARSTAAAAEMILGDMKAAAIGTKRAAQLYGLKIAEEDIQDHKNNMTRFVVIDQEDHSPTGKDKTSVVLCLSKDRPGGLYDILGEFASENINLTKIESRPSKEKLGSYIFFVDMEGHHRDIKIMNVINRIQSKVGYIKILGSYPQEGDD
- a CDS encoding KH domain-containing protein — translated: MVLPVCDVCLKSEMLCQGCENKLKNGEISQLDLDISKLIYRVGDGKIGFKKTIEIGDVVIIITEKDQVGKLIGKGGKIVREISKTVERKIRVVGENSDLKSVATDILAPARISGINIVYGKDGEERYKIRVRKEDARRLPAKLDLLNSIIQELTGEKTLVVIDRNN